A genomic stretch from Vicia villosa cultivar HV-30 ecotype Madison, WI unplaced genomic scaffold, Vvil1.0 ctg.001021F_1_1, whole genome shotgun sequence includes:
- the LOC131632814 gene encoding uncharacterized protein LOC131632814, translating to MAEQHIGPGRPRTRNVEPEQEAGNAGVPWQQIMQQMQQQNQMMMQMMQGMQGQQPPAPVHVPQAPTGPDFCAFFRMDPPEFAGGLDPVVAHDWLASMERIFQAIQCNEEEKVIFATQKMKGPALRWWNTASTYFTTQEILKDWHHFKAEFLEKYFPNSVRTQREREFQNFKQGNLSVSEYAEKFEDMADYSRQVVYAPDELWKIDHLKRVQEERNQNRTNFREQGRSAQYLKPRNSPSKKKQGPGDQSSRPPFCDKCKRKNTGDCRFTPVTCFECGEQGHISPRFPRKKRAPETTTGRVYTLDARKAKGNNNLIAGTCYVNNQPLCVLVDCGATHSFISTECVCRLGLEVTPLPDPMVISSATEDTVEARLICKDCLVSFNDRDFPIDLICLPLKRLDVILGMDWLSLNSVYIGCKEKSIFIPAEETSSDDAITKLIEGTISAVNYLFSQERSFLLVLSKEPSVRVVLSEIPVVCEFPDVFPEDITSLPLKREAEFSIDLVPGTAPVSITPYRMSPIELRELKSQLEELLAKHFIQPSVSPWGAPVLLVKKKDGIFMDYMNRIFQPYLDQFVVIFIDDILVYSRSPEEHEEHLRIVLSTLRLKHLYAKFSKCEFWLSEVSFLGHVISGGGAIAAAILLMR from the exons atggctgagcaacacataggtcccggaaggcccaggACTAGGAATGTGGAGCCCGAGCAAGAAGCTGGAAATGCAGGTGTACCTTGGCAGCAAataatgcaacagatgcaacaacagaatcagatgatgatgcagatgatgcAGGGTATGCAAGGACAACAACCTCCTGCTCCAGTTCATGTTCCACAAGCTCCAACAGGGCCAGATTTTTGTGCTTTCTTCAGAATGGATCCTCCAGAGTTTGCAGGTGGACTAGACCCGGTGGTAGCTCATGATTGGTTGGCTAGTATGGAGAGGATATTCCAAGCGATCCAGtgtaatgaagaagagaaagtgatCTTCGCTACGCAAAAGATGAAAGGACCggctcttaggtggtggaataCCGCATCTACCTATTTCACTACCCAGGAGATTCTTAAGGACTGGCATCATTTCAAGGCGGAATTTCTAGAGAAGTATTTTCCTAACAGTGTTCGGACCCAAAGAGAAAGAGAGTTCCAGAACTTCAAGCAAGGCAATTTGTCTGTTTCTGagtatgctgagaagtttgaagaCATGGCTGATTACTCGCGACAAGTTGTTTATGCTCCTGATGAGTtatggaagattgatca CTTGAAGAGGGTTCAAGAAGAGAGGAACCAAAACAGGACTAATTTTAGAGAACAAGGGAGATCTGCTCAATACTTAAAGCCCCGCAATTCTCCATCAAAGAAGAAACAAGGCCCTGGTGACCAATCCTCTCGACCTCCTTTTTGTGACAAGTGTAAGAGGAAGAATACCGGAGATTGCAGATTCACTCCAGTTACTTGTTTCGAATGTGGCGAGCAGGGTCACATCTCTCCACGTTTTCCTAGAAAGAAGAGGGCTCCTGAGACGACTACAGGTCGTGTGTACACCTTAGATGCGAGGAAGGCTAAGGGGAACAACAAtctcattgcgggtacgtgttatgtAAACAACCAacctttatgtgttttagttgattgtggagctaCTCATTCCTTTATCTCAACCGAATGTGTTTGTcgacttggtttggaagttaCTCCATTACCTGATCCTATGGTCATTTCTTCGGCGACCGAAGATACGGTGGAAGCTCGACTAATTTGTAAAGATTGTTTAGTATCTTTTAATGATCGTGATTTTCCGATCGATCTAATTTGTTTACCTCTCAAGAGACTTGATGTCATTCTGgggatggattggttgtctcttaaTTCGGTGTATATCGGTTGCAAGGAGAAGTCCATATTTATTCCTGCAGAAGAGACTTCTTCcgatgatgcaattaccaagttgatagaaggtacgATCAGCGCGGTCAATTATCTCTTTTCCCAAGAAAGAtcttttcttttagttctttccaaGGAACCTTCTGTAAGAGTGGTATTGTCAGAGATTCCAGTGGTGTGCGAATTTCCTGATGTGTTTCCTGAGGATATTACTTCTCTTCCTCTGAAAAGGGAAGCAGAATTCTCAATTGATCTTGTCCCTGGTACTGccccagtttccatcactccatataggatgtctcctatcGAACTCAGAGAACTGAAGAGCCAGTTAGAAGAGCTTCTAGCTAAGCATTTTATTCAgcccagtgtttctccatggggagccccTGTCTtgttggtgaagaagaaagacggaa ttttcatggattacatgaatcgaaTTTTTCAACCGtacctggatcagtttgtggtgatcttcattgatgacatcTTGGTGTATTCTCGTTCTCCCGAAGAACATGAAGAGCATTTGCGGATTGTGTTGTCTACTCTCCGATTGAAACATTTGTACGCAAAGTtcagtaagtgtgagttttggctaTCTGAAGTAAGCTTCCTTGGTCACGTCATCTCTGGGGGAGGCGCAATTGCAGCCGCAATATTGCTTATGCGGTAG
- the LOC131632815 gene encoding putative cell wall protein, with protein MAQRAYSFFALLLIFNILLVTNWQAVAGRNFAKNSDNDDKKEPQFLFKHDHGKLHFPSIGHFGFPPYSGLTPNNPVNGGTGGSGSLGSGSSSGSGSESGSTGHSYVPGGDDTSIPNPGVEVPIPGSGGVGGGRATPAAHP; from the coding sequence ATGGCTCAAAGAGCTTACTCTTTCTTTGCACTTCTTCTCATTTTCAATATTCTTCTTGTGACAAATTGGCAAGCAGTTGCTGGCCGCAACTTTGCTAAGAACTCCGACAATGATGACAAGAAAGAGCCTCAGTTTCTGTTCAAGCATGATCATGGTAAACTGCATTTTCCAAGCATTGGACATTTCGGATTTCCCCCATACTCCGGGCTTACTCCTAATAACCCTGTTAATGGTGGCACTGGGGGATCGGGATCATTAGGTTCGGGATCAAGCTCAGGATCTGGATCAGAATCTGGATCAACAGGTCACAGTTATGTTCCTGGTGGCGATGACACTTCTATTCCAAACCCGGGCGTTGAGGTTCCGATACCTGGGAGTGGTGGTGTTGGCGGTGGAAGAGCTACACCGGCAGCTCATCCATGA